CATTACGCGCATCATCGGCTTTTTCGGGCCGCTGGTCAGCCTGACGGCGTCGCGCGTCTGATAGACCTCCTTTGATCGGCTACGATTGAGCGGAGCCTCAGACAAGATCGCCGCATCGGTTTCGGCGCGGTGATCCTATGTGCGTGTCATAAGTCATCGTTTCGAAAAGACACGCCTTCGGCCGCATCTTCGCCCTGTGTTATCCACACCGGGCAAAACCCTCGCTTTTCGGCTGATCCGCTGCAACCGGCAGCAACCCTGCGACGTATCCCCATTGTCGGGGCCATTCCGACCCTGACCTTGTTAGGAGGACGATCATGCGGAGGAATGTATTTGCGTTGTCGCTCGGTCTTCTTGCGACGGTGGCGCTGTCCCAGCCGGCATTTTCACAGAGTGCGAACGGTCTTGGCGTCGGCGTGTCCGTCGGTGGCCCGAGCGGGCTGAACGCCAATGTGGGCCTCGGTGGCTCGAACGGCCTTAAGGCCGATGTCGACGCATCGCTCGGCGGCGCAAACGGCGTCAATGCCAACGCAAACGCCTCGATCGGCGGTGCGCAAGGCGTCAACGCCGATGTGCAGGCGAGCGCCGGCGGCGCCAATGGCATCAACGCAGATGCCGATGTCGGCCTTGGCGGCGGAAAAGGGCTCAACACGTCGGTCAATGCCACGGTCGGTGGACGGAATGGCCTGACTGCTGGTCTCAAGGCCAACGCAGGCGGCGGCAACGGCGTCGGGCTCGGGCTCGGCGTGGGAGTTGGAACGGGATCCGGCGGCGGGAGCTCCGGGGGTGGCGGCAGCGTTGGCGGTGGAACCGGAGGCGGTTCGGGAGGCTCGGTTTCACCGGGTGCTTCGATGGCCGCGTTCAATGCACTGCCCGCCGGCGAGCGGGTCAAGCTGATCAAACGCTGTCGCGATGTCGTTGGCGGCGGTTATGACAGCGGGCTGGTTTCGCTCTGCCGCATCCTGCAGGCGAGCGCCTCGCGGTAGTCGCAACATCCTGCAGCTTCGGCGGGGCGTCCTCGCCGCCCCGTCTCAGGCCCTACTGACTCTGATTTTGGCTCTGGCCCCGGGCCTGGCTTTGATTCTGGCTTTGGCTTTGCTGCTGCTGTTCGACCGTGACCGACACCTTCAGCGTCTCCTTCGCCTCGCCGTGGATCAGCCCGGAGATGGGGGCGGCGTCGCGGTAGCAGAGGCCGGAGGCGATGCGCACATAACGATCATCCGGGCAGATCTTGTTGGCTGCATCGAAGCCGACCCAGCCGAGCCCGTTGAGATGCACCTCGGCCCAGGCGTGGCTGGCGGTCTGCTCGGGGTGCCCCTCCATCATCAGGTAGCCCGAGATGTAGCGCGCCGGTAGATCGAGCGAGCGCGCCGCTGCGATCAGGATATGGGCATGGTCCTGGCAGACGCCCTGGCCGCTTTCCAGCGCATCCTCGGCCGTTGTTTCCGCATGGGTCTCGCCGGGTTTGTACGTCACCGCCTCGTGGATCGTCTCCATCAGCGCATGCATGCGGGCAAGGTCGGTGTCACCTTCGGCGGATTTTGCGAGTTCTCGGATGAGCTTTCCGGCCTTGGTAAGCGGTGTTTCGCGCGCAAAGAGCCACAGCGGCACATAGGACTGGTGCGGGCCGAAGACGCCGGCGCGGTCCTCCGTGTGGACCTCGCCGGAGGCCGTGATACGGATCGTATCGCGGTCGCCGTCGACGCTGACGAGGTGCACACGGTTGCCGAAGTGGTCGTCGTAGCTCACTTCGATCGCAGCGCCATCGACCAAGGTCTCCCAGCCGAGCACGGTCTGGCCCACCTGTGTCAGGGGCGTCAGCCGCAGGCGCTGCAGGGCATACTGCACGGGCTCGTCATAGTGATATTCGGTCGTGTGGCTGATTTTCAGGTGCATGCCATCCTCCGATCTAGAACGCTTCCGGTCAACGGAGTTGTGAAAGCGCTCTATTTCCTTGTTTTTACGCATTCCAAACGCGAAACGGCGTCACACTTTCGCTGGAACTGCTCTAGTAGAATCGGTAGCCGTCGGAGATTTCCTGTCCCAGGCGGTTGTTGTGGCTGATGAAGTCTTCGAGATACTCATGCAGCCCCTGATCCATGATGTCCTTGATCGACTGGCTGCGCAGCGACGCAAGCGTCCGGTCGGCCGTCTCGTGGGCGGCATGGCGTTCGCCATACTCCCGCTCGAGATAGCCGAGGTTGCTGGCGATCTTCTCGTAGCAATAGGCGAGCGAGCGCGGCATGCGGCCGTTGGAAATCAGGAAGTCGGCGATGTTGGCGGGGCGAAGTTCGGCGTCATAGACCCAGCCATAGGCGCGATGCGCCGAGACCGAGCGCAGGATCGATTCCCATTGCACATTGTCCATCGACGAGCCGACGGCTGCGACCGCCGGCAGAAGCACGTAGTACTTCACGTCAAGGATGCGGGCGGTGTTGTCGGCCCGTTCGATGAAGGTGCCGATGCGCGAGAAATTGAAGATCTCGTTTCGAAGCATGGTGCCGTGGAAGGCGCCACGGATGAGGCCGGCGCGGCGCTTGATCATGTCGATGATCTCCGGCATGTCCGTCGGGCGCGCCTTCTTCGACAGCATTGCCCTCATCTCGAGATAGCACTCGTTGGTGGCTTCCCAGGTTTCGCGCGTCAGCGCCGTGCGCACCATGCGGGCATTGTGACGGCCCGCCTCGATGCAGGACATCACGCTTGAGGGATTGGCCCGGTCGCGCAGCAGGAAGTCGATCGCGTCGATGCTTGTCAGCGTCTCGTGCACCTCGTCATAAAGTTCGCGCACGCCCGCACTTTGCAGCACTCCGTCCCAGTCGCCCTCCGTTGCCTCGCTGCGGGTCAGCGCCATGCGCAGGCCGGCATCGATCAGCCGGGCGCTGTTTTCGGCGCGTTCGATATAGCGGAACATCCAGTAGAGGCCGTTTGCAGTTCTTCCCAGCATCTCTCAGTCCTCCAGCACCCAGGTGTCCTTGGTCCCGCCACCCTGGCTGGAATTCACGACGAGCGAACCGGCTTTCAGCGCCACGCGCGTCAGGCCGCCGGGGATGATCTGGACCTTGTCGGAGACGAGGACATAAGGGCGAAGGTCGACGTGCCGGGGCGCGATGCCCTTGTTGACGAGGATCGGCACGGTGGAAAGGGAAAGCGTCGGCTGGGCGATGTAATTGGTCGGGCGGGCTTTCAGCTTCTCGGCGAAGACGGCGCGTTCCTTCCTGGTCGCCGTCGGGCCTACCAGCATGCCGTAGCCGCCGGAGCCGTGGACCTCCTTGACCACCAGCTCTTCCAGATGCTCGAGCACGTATTTGAGGCTCTGCGGCTCGGAACAGCGCCAGGTCGGGACGTTTTCCAAGAGCGGCTTGCGGCCGGTATAGAACTCGACGATCTCGGGCATGTAGGAATAGATCGCTTTGTCGTCGGAAATTCCGGTGCCGGGCGCGTTGGCAATGGTGATGTTGCCGGCGCGGTAGACGTCCATGATGCCGGGGATGCCGAGGGCGGAATCCGGTCGGAAGGTGAGTGGGTCGAGGAAGTCGTCATCGACGCGGCGGTAGAGCACGTCGATCGCCTCGTAGCCGCGGGTGGTGCGCATCTTCACCTTGCCGTCGATCACCCGCAGGTCCGATCCTTCGACGAGCTCGACGCCCATCTGGTCGGCGAGGAACGCGTGTTCGTAGTAGGCCGAATTGTAGATGCCGGGCGTCAGCACCGCGACGCGCGGCTTGCCGCTGCAGCCGGGAGGTGCGAGCGACGAAAGGCTCTGCCGCAGCAGGTAGGGGTAGTTCTCGACCGGGCGCACGCGGTTCTGATGGAAGAGTTCCGGGAACATCTGCATCATCGTTTCGCGGTTTTCCAGCATGTAGCTGACGCCGGACGGGGTACGCGCGTTATCTTCGAGAACGTAGAACTGGTCTTCGCCGGTTCTGACGATGTCGGTGCCGACGATGTGGGTGTAGACGCCGCCCGGCGGCCGGAAGCCGATCATCTGCGGCAGGAAGGCTTCGTTCTTCTCGATCAGTTCGCGCGGGATGCGGCCGGCGCGGATGATTTCCTGCTTGTGGTAGATGTCGTCGAGGAAGGCGTTGAGTGCGATGACCCGTTGTTCGATGCCTTGCGCGAGCTTGCGCCATTCGCGGCCGGAGATGATGCGGGGGATGAGATCGAAGGGGATGAGTTTTTCGGAGCTGTCTGCGTGTCCGTAAACCGCGAAGGTAATGCCGGTTTTCCGGAAGATGTTCTCGGCGTCCTTGGATTTCGCTATGAGCCGATTTCTGTCCTGGCTGGCATACCAATCATGATAGGTCGAATATGGCTGGCGCGGACTGCTGTCCGCATTCATCATTTCGTCAAATGCCAAAGGCGTGGTCCCCTTATTTTTGACCATTTGAGTACAAGGCTGGTTGCAATGCAAGAAGCGTGCTCAGTCGCCCGAAAAGAAAGTTGACCCCGCCAGAAGCGCCCGTTCGCGGGAAAATCTGCACAACGGCAAGGCAGCCGCATCCGGTCGCCGAAAGCGGTTGCGACCGGGTGGGCAAGAAATATGCACGTGCTCTAAATTTGGACGCGGGCGCCGAAGCTAGCCGAGACCCAGGCAGACGATGGCGAGCACCGCAAGAACACAGAGCACCAGCAGCGACAGCGTGGCGGCAGCGCTTGCACGCGGCCCGCAATGGGCAAGCGCGCGGATGTCGACCTCAAGGCCGAGGGCGGCCATGGCGATGACGGTCAGCCAGGTGGAGACCGTCACGGCGTCGGTCGCGAGCGTGTCGGAGATTGCGCCACTGTTGCGGGCGATGGCGACAGCCACGAAACCCAGGATGAACCAGGGAACGAAGTGGAGGATCGTGGCGAGGCGCGACTTCCGTTGTCCGGGCGCTTTGCATTCCGCCTCCTCATCGCGGCTGCCGATCAGCGAGAAGCAGAAGACGACGGGGCCGAGCATCAGCACGCGCACGAGCTTGACGAGCGTGCCGACCTGGACCGAGAGCGGGCTGAAGGGGCTGGCGGCGGCCAGGACTTGTGGCACGGCATAGACGGTCATGCCGGCAAAGACGCCGTAGCCCTCGGGCGTCATGCCGAGCCAGCCGCCGATGAAGGGCAGCGACAGGACGACGGCGATGCCGAGGATGGCGGTAAAGGAGATTGCGGCTGCGACCTCCTCGCCGCGGGCGCCGATTGCCGGTGCGACGGCCGCGATCGCCGAGTTGCCGCAGATGGCGTTGCCACAGGCAATCAAAGTCGCCAGACGTTTCGGCAGGCCAAGCAATCGCGCGATCACGTAACCGGTGGAAATTGACAGGAGGACCATCACGACGATGGTGACGAGCAAGGTCGGCCCGCTTTTGGCGATCGCGTCGAAGCTCAGCATCGCGCCGATCAGCACGATCGCCGTCTCCAGCAGGATCTTCGCCGAGAAGTGAATGCCGGAAAGGAAGCGCGCGCCGGGCGTCCAGAGGGTGCGGACGATAGCGCCGAGAAGGATCGCGAGAACGAGGGCTTCCAGCCAGGCGCGGCCGGTCCAGCGCCGCTCGATCCATTCGAGGCCGATGGCCGCAAGGGCGACGAGACAGCTGAGGAAAAGGCCCGGGAGAATGCACGTCAGGCGGGAGGCGGTTGAGGAAAAATGGGAGCGAAATGGGGGATGCGATCTGGACATGGGCGCAACCTACGCTCATCCATGAATCAGTCTAACGGATTATTCTTGTCATTCTGATCGATTTTTGAGATTGATCTACCATGACACTCGATCAGCTTAAAATCTTCGTCGCGGTCGCCGAGCGGCTGCACATGACCAAAGCCGCCGAGGCGATGAACGTCACGCAGTCGGCCGCAAGTGCGGCGATCGCAGCGCTTGAAACCCAGCACGATGTCCGGTTGTTCGATCGCGTTGGCCGCGGCCTGACGCTGACCGATGCCGGCAAGATCTTCCTGCCGGAGGCAAAAGCGGTGCTTGCCCGGGCAGCCGCGGCCACCGCCTGCCTTCGCGATCTCTCCGAGCTTCGCCGTGGCGAACTGTCGATTGCGGCGAGCCAGACGGTTGCGAGCTATTGGCTGCCGTCGCGGCTTGCCCGCTTCACCCACGACTATCCCCAGGTCGACGTGAAGCTCACCGTGCGCAACACGGCTGTCGTCGCCGAGGCGGTGGAGGAGGGGACGGCGCAGCTCGGCTTCGTCGAGGGGCGCGTGGATGGCGCCAAGCTCGACCATCGCCGCGTCGCCGTCGATCGCATCGCCGTCTATGCCGCGCCTGGCCACGCGTTCGTCGGTGCCGCGGTCAATCTGGAAATGCTGCTGTCTGCGCGCTGGGTGCTGCGCGAGGAAGGCTCCGG
The nucleotide sequence above comes from Ensifer sp. PDNC004. Encoded proteins:
- a CDS encoding YeiH family protein, whose amino-acid sequence is MSRSHPPFRSHFSSTASRLTCILPGLFLSCLVALAAIGLEWIERRWTGRAWLEALVLAILLGAIVRTLWTPGARFLSGIHFSAKILLETAIVLIGAMLSFDAIAKSGPTLLVTIVVMVLLSISTGYVIARLLGLPKRLATLIACGNAICGNSAIAAVAPAIGARGEEVAAAISFTAILGIAVVLSLPFIGGWLGMTPEGYGVFAGMTVYAVPQVLAAASPFSPLSVQVGTLVKLVRVLMLGPVVFCFSLIGSRDEEAECKAPGQRKSRLATILHFVPWFILGFVAVAIARNSGAISDTLATDAVTVSTWLTVIAMAALGLEVDIRALAHCGPRASAAATLSLLVLCVLAVLAIVCLGLG
- a CDS encoding circularly permuted type 2 ATP-grasp protein, which produces MMNADSSPRQPYSTYHDWYASQDRNRLIAKSKDAENIFRKTGITFAVYGHADSSEKLIPFDLIPRIISGREWRKLAQGIEQRVIALNAFLDDIYHKQEIIRAGRIPRELIEKNEAFLPQMIGFRPPGGVYTHIVGTDIVRTGEDQFYVLEDNARTPSGVSYMLENRETMMQMFPELFHQNRVRPVENYPYLLRQSLSSLAPPGCSGKPRVAVLTPGIYNSAYYEHAFLADQMGVELVEGSDLRVIDGKVKMRTTRGYEAIDVLYRRVDDDFLDPLTFRPDSALGIPGIMDVYRAGNITIANAPGTGISDDKAIYSYMPEIVEFYTGRKPLLENVPTWRCSEPQSLKYVLEHLEELVVKEVHGSGGYGMLVGPTATRKERAVFAEKLKARPTNYIAQPTLSLSTVPILVNKGIAPRHVDLRPYVLVSDKVQIIPGGLTRVALKAGSLVVNSSQGGGTKDTWVLED
- a CDS encoding LysR family transcriptional regulator, giving the protein MTLDQLKIFVAVAERLHMTKAAEAMNVTQSAASAAIAALETQHDVRLFDRVGRGLTLTDAGKIFLPEAKAVLARAAAATACLRDLSELRRGELSIAASQTVASYWLPSRLARFTHDYPQVDVKLTVRNTAVVAEAVEEGTAQLGFVEGRVDGAKLDHRRVAVDRIAVYAAPGHAFVGAAVNLEMLLSARWVLREEGSGTRAMFLQSMNDHGADVDRLRIELELPSNEAVLTAVESGPFVTAVSRLAAQPFVDSGRLVELPFELAERSFELLTHRERQFSRAARAFVELL
- a CDS encoding transglutaminase family protein, whose translation is MHLKISHTTEYHYDEPVQYALQRLRLTPLTQVGQTVLGWETLVDGAAIEVSYDDHFGNRVHLVSVDGDRDTIRITASGEVHTEDRAGVFGPHQSYVPLWLFARETPLTKAGKLIRELAKSAEGDTDLARMHALMETIHEAVTYKPGETHAETTAEDALESGQGVCQDHAHILIAAARSLDLPARYISGYLMMEGHPEQTASHAWAEVHLNGLGWVGFDAANKICPDDRYVRIASGLCYRDAAPISGLIHGEAKETLKVSVTVEQQQQSQSQNQSQARGQSQNQSQ
- a CDS encoding alpha-E domain-containing protein, with amino-acid sequence MLGRTANGLYWMFRYIERAENSARLIDAGLRMALTRSEATEGDWDGVLQSAGVRELYDEVHETLTSIDAIDFLLRDRANPSSVMSCIEAGRHNARMVRTALTRETWEATNECYLEMRAMLSKKARPTDMPEIIDMIKRRAGLIRGAFHGTMLRNEIFNFSRIGTFIERADNTARILDVKYYVLLPAVAAVGSSMDNVQWESILRSVSAHRAYGWVYDAELRPANIADFLISNGRMPRSLAYCYEKIASNLGYLEREYGERHAAHETADRTLASLRSQSIKDIMDQGLHEYLEDFISHNNRLGQEISDGYRFY